Proteins found in one Elephas maximus indicus isolate mEleMax1 chromosome 11, mEleMax1 primary haplotype, whole genome shotgun sequence genomic segment:
- the ASPDH gene encoding aspartate dehydrogenase domain-containing protein encodes MALDRAPWRVGVVGYGRLGQSLVSHLLAQGPELGLELVFVWNRDQGRMAGTVPPSLQLQDLAALRERHPDVVVEVAHPKIIHDSGAHILRHANLLVGSPSALADQATEQRLQEASHRWGHAVFVARGALWGSEDITRLDKAGGLQSLRVTMATHPDGFRLEGPLAAAPRTGPRTVLYQGPVRGLCPWAPRNSNTMAAAALAAPSLGFDRVIGVLVADLSLPDMHVVDVELSGPPGPAGRSFVVHTRRENPAEPGAVTGSATVTAFWRSLLGCCQLPSKPGIHLC; translated from the exons ATGGCCCTCGACAGAGCCCCCtggagggtgggggtggtgggctaCGGACGCCTCG GACAGTCTCTCGTCTCACACCTGCTGGCTCAGGGGCCAGAACTGGGCCTagaacttgtgtttgtctggaatCGGGACCAAGGACGAATGGCAGGGACTGTGCCCCCCTCTCTGCAGCTCCAGGATCTTGCTGCCCTCAGGGAGAG GCACCCTGATGTGGTGGTGGAAGTGGCCCACCCCAAAATAATCCATGATTCTGGGGCACACATCCTGCGCCACGCGAATCTGCTG GTGGGGTCCCCCTCAGCCCTGGCTGACCAGGCCACAGAGCAGCGGCTCCAGGAGGCCTCCCATCGCTGGGGCCATGCCGTGTTTGTCGCCCGGGGGGCCCTGTGGGGCTCTGAGGACATCACCAGATTGGACAAGGCAGGGGGCCTTCAG AGCCTCCGCGTCACCATGGCCACACACCCCGATGGCTTCCGGCTAGAGGGGCCCCTGGCCGCAGCCCCCAGGACTGGGCCCCGAACGGTGCTCTACCAGGGACCTGTCCGAGGCCTGTGCCCCTGGGCCCCCCGCAACTCAAACACCATGGCAGCTGCTGCCCTGGCTGCCCCCAGCCTGGGCTTCGACCGCGTCATCGGGGTGCTGGTGGCTGACCTCAG CCTCCCGGATATGCACGTGGTGGATGTGGAACTAAGCGGACCCCCGGGCCCAGCAGGCCGCAGCTTTGTCGTGCACACCCGCAGAGAGAACCCTGCTGAGCCAGGCGCTGTCACCGGCTCTGCCACGGTCACCGCCTTCTGGCGCAGCCTCCTGG GCTGCTGCCAGCTCCCCTCCAAGCCAGGGATCCATCTCTGCTGA
- the JOSD2 gene encoding josephin-2 isoform X1, whose translation MSQAPGARQSQPSVYHERQRLELCAVHALNNVLQQQLFSQEAADEICKRLAPDSRLNPHRSLLGTGNYDVNVIMAALQGLGLAAVWWDRRRPLSQLALPQVLGLILNLPSPVSLGLLSLPLRRRHWVALRQVDGIYYNLDSKLRAPEVLGDEDGVRAFLAAALAQGLCEVLLVVTKEVEEKGCWLQTD comes from the exons ATGTCCCAGGCCCCAGGAGCCCGGCAGAGCCAGCCCTCCGTGTACCACGAGCGGCAGCGCCTGGAGCTGTGTGCCGTCCACGCCCTCAACAACGTCCTGCAGCAGCAGCTCTTCAGCCAGGAGGCTGCCGATGAGATCTGCAAGAG GTTGGCACCAGACTCCCGGCTGAACCCCCATCGCAGCCTCCTGGGCACCGGCAACTATGATGTCAATGTGATTATGGCTGCCCTACAGGGGCTGGGCCTGGCCGCTGTGTGGTGGGACAGAAGGAG GCCCCTGTCCCAGCTGGCCCTGCCCCAGGTGCTGGGGCTGATCCTGAACCTGCCCTCGCCCGTGTCGCTGGGACTGCTGTCCCTGCCACTGCGCCGGCGGCACTGGGTGGCCCTGCGCCAGGTGGACGGCATCTACTATAACTTGGACTCCAAGCTGCGGGCACCCGAGGTCCTCGGGGACGAGGACGGCGTCAG GGCCTTCCTGGCAGCTGCACTGGCCCAGGGCCTGTGTGAGGTGCTGCTGGTGGTGACCAAAGAGGTGGAGGAAAAGGGCTGCTGGCTGCAGACAGACTGA
- the JOSD2 gene encoding josephin-2 isoform X2 translates to MSQAPGARQSQPSVYHERQRLELCAVHALNNVLQQQLFSQEAADEICKRPLSQLALPQVLGLILNLPSPVSLGLLSLPLRRRHWVALRQVDGIYYNLDSKLRAPEVLGDEDGVRAFLAAALAQGLCEVLLVVTKEVEEKGCWLQTD, encoded by the exons ATGTCCCAGGCCCCAGGAGCCCGGCAGAGCCAGCCCTCCGTGTACCACGAGCGGCAGCGCCTGGAGCTGTGTGCCGTCCACGCCCTCAACAACGTCCTGCAGCAGCAGCTCTTCAGCCAGGAGGCTGCCGATGAGATCTGCAAGAG GCCCCTGTCCCAGCTGGCCCTGCCCCAGGTGCTGGGGCTGATCCTGAACCTGCCCTCGCCCGTGTCGCTGGGACTGCTGTCCCTGCCACTGCGCCGGCGGCACTGGGTGGCCCTGCGCCAGGTGGACGGCATCTACTATAACTTGGACTCCAAGCTGCGGGCACCCGAGGTCCTCGGGGACGAGGACGGCGTCAG GGCCTTCCTGGCAGCTGCACTGGCCCAGGGCCTGTGTGAGGTGCTGCTGGTGGTGACCAAAGAGGTGGAGGAAAAGGGCTGCTGGCTGCAGACAGACTGA